aagttgaatataaaaatgcaaaagaaggaGCCATGATCCGTCAGTAAATTTACGTTTAGCCTTACATTTAGCCTCACTAGTGTTAGCCAAACATAAGCTAatatactattaatttttttttatagagagaTTATTTTTTCTACTTAAGAACTTCGGGTGGTGTTTCGAGAGAAGAATGGAAGGAAGTAAAGGAAAAGCAGATTCAACACAACCATGATTTGAATAAAGAgagcataatatttttttgttctggACATGATATTAACATAATGATTATTCTTTTTCGAGAACCGTGGAGACACATGATGAATATTTTCTTCTCTACAAGATTCATTCTATATCCAATGGTTAatctaaattcaaatttttaaccacttaattaaaaaaacataaatttcacttaaaaCACACAAAGCTTAACAGAGCGCAGTATAACTAGCTTAAATATATCACACAAATGTATTTTGAATTGCGGTTGCCATCGATCGCATATGCCAATTACTAATAATGCGAAAAATTGTGAATTAATGCTTTTCTTCCTAGAAATTATCTTTTCCATTTGAAATATTGCATGACAATGCAATCTAAATGTTACACAAATATACAGGTTTATCTGAAGATGGTCTCGTACGATGATGGTGGTTTGTGTGTTATGCATACCTATGAAAGCTATTTTCCagtattttcaaattattcaaTCTAGCTCCATGTGTTTTTACCCAAACTAATAAGAATTGTTtcctataaaatattatttccttTATTTACAGTTAATGTATaatctatttaattaataacttgAAACATACAATCTGAAAACTTTTTATTATGCttacatacataaatttaatgctatccaaaaagaaaaaaaaaaatcgcagCCAGGCTATGCACAATTCCCTCTTGAATCAGAATTTCTTGATCCAACATCCTTTTTAGGCCACCACCTTCTAAGTTATAACTTTCTTCAACTTGCATTACCTTGATCCACTGTGACAAAAACATTTGCATTCACAGCCTCATCCGTTTCAATTACGACCCGATTGTGACAAACGTTTCTGAGAGCATGATTCGGGAAGGTGTTGCCATTGGCACTTAAGGAGTACACAACATGTTTGACAAGGTTAGGGAAAAGCAAAACTTTGCTAAAATCAGCGGTCCACGAGGTTTCATTACCAAGCAAAGACATCTTTGCATTTGTGACCTTTATGTTCATACCCCTCACAACATTTCTAGCCACAAAAACTTGATCAATTTGATTAAAAGGACTATTTGATTGGTCCAACTTGACTATATCAACCCCTTTATTCAAGCCAGAGAACATGTTATCAACAATATTGAGACCACTTACAATCCTTTTGACTGATTTTAACACAATACTGGCATCATCAAGGAAGAGACTGCTAGAGGTCTTCGGCGACAATATTGGTGTAATCTGTTAAGATGTAACTGTTGGAACTGTCTAACAAACTATAGtaaatcaaattttatgttattttttaggaaaaataaaagtcatgttggCTGATAGGATAAAGCAGTTTTGGTCCTATTCCCTAAGCATGATTTGTTAGTGATGTTATCTCTTTGTTAGCAGTTACTTTCTTTTCTATGTTTATAAATACGTTGCTTCATATCTGAATAAAATAAGTCTTTGCAGTCTCAGTTTCCTTTACGCTCTCTTTCATTCTTTAATACTTTTGTCTgctgttattaacaaaaaaacatcaaattgatATCAGAGCTCTTATCTTTAAGGAATCTGTGAGTTGAGAGAAATCGTAATGGAGGGAGAAACATCATACACAGCAGGTCCACCACCAATTTTTTATGGTGAGGAGTACGAATTATGGGCTGCAAGGATGACCACTCATCTTGAAGCTTTGGATCTTTGGGAGACAGTAGAAGAAAACTATGATGTTCCTGAACTACCTTTAAATCCAATGGTGGCTCAGATGAAGAATCATAAAGAGAGGAAGACCAAAAAGGCTAAGGCTAAAAATTACCTTTTATCTACTatgtcaaaaattatttttataagaattatgAACTTCAAATCTACCAAACAGATTTGGGATGATCTCAGATCAGAATATCAAGGCTGTGAAAGAACCAAAGGCATGCAAGTACTCAACTTGGGCAGAGAATTCGAGATGCAGAGCATGAAAGAGACTGAAACAATTAAAGGCTACGCTGACCGGCTGTTAGGCATAGCAAATAGAGTGAGGCTTCTTGGGAAGGACTTTCCTGGTGAAAGAATAGTGCAAAAAATCCTGGTCACTATACCCAAGAAGTATGAATCGAAGATATAAGCATTGGAGGAGTCTAAAGACCTATCAACCATCACCTTGGGAGAACTCATAAATGCTATACAAGCCCAAGAGCAGAGAAGAATGATGAGACAAGAGGAGGTGGTATCTTTTTAGGGTACCAATTAAAGTAGTCACTAATAACCACTATAGGTGTGAACCAGAGAAATCCCAACATTAGACAAGCAATGCATTATAGGGTGCATGAAGGTAAGCTGAACTTCAAGATAATTAGTTACAATtgttttttgttacatttaaagCTCTTGCATGTATAAGTTTTATAATCTTTAAGATCATATTTGAGATGTGCAAGACTCCTTGAGGATATTGAGTTTTGAGGGGAAAGAAACATAAAGAGTATTCTCTTTAAAGAATAACGTGTTATTGACAATACATAAGTTTTTGTACTTACcaatgttcaagaaatggatatggtaattaaataatgatgttaatcctaatattattaaaagacaaGACAATACTGAGATTCCCTCTCAAGCATCACCTAAAGTTCAAACTCAATAGCCTCAAGAAATATCATTAAGAAGATCCactagagaaaggaaaaaatgtaattttatatgattatatCATATTTCTTTACGAACatgaatatgacattaggttgaCTGAGAATGTCTAATTAACTTTAGTCAAGTCATGTTGTGCTTTAACTCTTAAGTGGATTGATGtcataaatgatgtaataaaacTGATGGTTGAACATGACATTTAGGATATCGTCAAATTTCCTGAAAATGTGAAACCCATAAGTCGTAGATAAATATCTATAGTCAAAAGGGATTCAATGGACAATATTGAGATATGTAAAGTTTGTCTTATTGCCAAAAGTTTTATAAGAAGGAAGACATTGATCACAAAGAGACTTTACCTCTGATTTCTTATGAAAACTCTTTTAGGATAGACATTATAGatcattttgatgattgtttgcGTTTCTAAATGAAAACATTgatgaaataatttatacagTGCAATAAGAAAACCTTGCTTAAGATGATTCAAAGTCTATGGTATACaaactaaagaaatttatttatgtttttaaacaagtctCTCGTCTAtggtattacaaaatttatcaaGATTATCTCTTAAGGTATTGAGATAAATTTGGTTGATGATTGCATATTGTAAAAGTTTAGTAggagtaaatttattattttggtattatatgttgatgacatcctACTAGCATCATACAGTTTGTTGTTGCAAAAGAGTTATATTGTAATTTATCATGTATGCTTAAGTTTATTCTTTATAGTcctgaaataattttttggtgggagtcctaaggtgatatatgagtaatcttGATATGCAACACTAGAAAATAGTAAAACGCATACTACGCtaattgaagagaacaaaaaaCTACATGTTTTCATATCAAAAGTCTAGAAATTTAAAGATCATTGAGTATTCTGACTTTGATTTTTGTGGAATATCTTAATAGCAATCACTCGACATAAGGATTCATATTTAACCATATGggtggagttaatatttttttcttcttcttttcatcACACTAGAATTTATGACGGCTAAATTATTATAACTATCTTGCCTCTTGTTGCCAACATTAAGAAACCATCAGGTGTTTATTGGGACAATATCTTAGCGGTCTTATTAAGGATTCAATCAAGTAAAAGTTTGTTGGCACAAAgtatttggttgttaaataaagaattcagAAAATACACATTTATATAGAACATATAGTGACTCATTCCATGCCAGCTGATCCACTTACTAAAGGTCCGACACTTAAAGTTTTTTCATGAGCACATTGTTCATATGGGTGTAGTTCCTGATAGTACCTTAATTTAGTGGGAGTCTTGCTTATGTTATATATCTTATggtttacaaatattttgttgtttggattttctgcagaaataaagttaaagtttatcatttcattctGAGCTTGCtttgtttgcaatatttatgttgtgttttgattgatctctataaagaataaagtttggaccGATTGGAAATAGGCATGATTGAGATCATATTACATGTAATTTCCATGCTGCTTATCCATATTAACCTATGTCATTGAGTGTATCGATGGGGTGGTTATTGGGGTATGGTTACATATATTATAGTGACAAAAGCCACATTAACTCCATTATTGATACATGAGATGAACCATGTTGTTAAGGTGAAAGTCTAAAGGTAAATAGCGTACGGATGTGCGCTTaaggattttgatataattgttacaatatgtagcccaagtgggagattgttggaattttatattccaataattaatgtggactaatattataagacaactatattagctatttattattagtgggttttattttatgtgatcaaattaagtgaacTTGTTAGACAACTAAATCAGATGATATGGACTTAAATGAGCAGATGTTAGTGTTGGTCCATTAGGAAATAATGAAAATCCTATTAGGTTAACACGTTATAAGAAGGCTATGGTCTCCAATATACAGAGACGTCACACATAGTTTCTCTTCTTCCCATCTAAAGAGTTACGAAGGTCCAATTGAGGAATAAAGAGGTTTCGATTGAAGAAGAATCATGAAGTCACTAGTTACCCACAGATTCAGATTCCACTAcatttgtttgatcaatcattatggatccaggtattcataaaactcttcttgataatctaacgtaatgtGTTCTCAgtagttattgttattttacaAGGATCCCCTAAAATTACATCCTCATGGCCACCTTGGACTAAAATTCCAATGGTGGTGAAATGTGtgatttaacaattttttatgttgattcTAAGTAAGTTTTTGACTGAAATGCCCTGTCCCCTGAAGTTTGAGTCCAACACGAGGTCATTGAGAGCTATGTACTCATAATTGTAGGAGTTGCTTTCTCTTGAGGTGGACAAGTCTATAAGATGTCCATTTGGTGGAAATTATTTGAGGCTTATATAGTTCCCCCATGTATCTGTCAACatgaaattagaaattaaaaaaaaaaaaaatcaaactcagCGGTCAAATTTGAGGTCTTTTAGGTTGACCAAAGCTTCATTTTTGCCTTGATTTGCTGCAAATGCAACTATATGTAGTAAGAATTTGTGTAATTTGATAAGTCTTTTGTtgagaaaagaataaaagaaaacattgacagaaaaagaaaaaggattgGAAAAGAGTTTCttccttttaaatattaaatttaaatgagtATAGTCATTCCTAAActaatttttctatttcatgTTTGACCAAAACCAACCTATATAAACGTGGATATTTTAACTTTCATGTTCTGGATTAATGTGAGTAATTTAccaaagatattatatttttatcttaatatttatgcattgttatcttagaaaattttcaatttctcaaCATCACGTTGTCACGTCATTAAAATTAGTGATTTTGAGGGATGAAAGCATTATACATTTTATGTCActctattaatttatattactcATTAATAATcgttgatatattttaataaaatcaataaattctcacattaataataattaaattatttgcaaTGTTTAGttttacatattaaattaatatgaaggaaaaaatattaaataaaataaatataaaagtttacacaaatttaatattactatctacacacaaatttattaattttataattatttactttaaaatatatttctggaaaaataataaattaaattcatgatcttaaagttataaaataatataatataacataaaaataaaaaatataaaaattagatatatatatatatatatatatatatatatatatatatttaaaaataaaattattaatagttatattcaatgttaattatttaaattagaaCCAATTAGATAAATGTAAATTAATGATAGAAGACTAatagttaatataaatataagaattttgtaaattttattttataaactaattttttaagaaactataaatgtaatatttaaataataaatattatttgcttcacttttatataaaaatagctagctatatttaaaattatatgttacaaaatttattatttgataaagtaaataatattctttaattttaaattatgttttctaaaataactttttgttcaatgatataaaaaattaattatattttagattattttaatatcacatTGAAGTTACGCAATGAATACCAATAAGATTTAATAGttacatatattaaaatactATTGAAACATATTAAACAAGATTAATAGGAAATTGTTATATATGCATGAATAAGTTTTAAGATtgaattttatgtaaaaaaaaaaaaaaaactgaactcTAAGTTAACTTATTtgtgaaatataattttcaattaagttcatctataatcatttaaatgtattaaccctaattatataatttttttatactattttaaataataattttcacattaataataaattaaataatatatgactatgtttaattttttttaaaataaggtacattaaattatatatttcacaaaataactaaaaatatttataatattatatagtataatatatatatatatatatattaaaattgtctaagacattattattattattatatataacaaaatagtagacattattattatatatattaaaatagtataatatattatttgtttcttgtttttttttcacttagttctttataaaaatttaattttatttaaagcttttaataatgaaattatttttaaaattaataatatatatagtcattgattataattaaaattatattaccaTTTTCATCGTTCATTATCAAATTGatggtttcattttttatataaactctaCTACAAAGGGTTATAAATATTCATCCAATTTCTTTTGGGTGTGTtttctatcttcttcttcttctttttttcattattataatatcatttctttccttctttatttttatttttatttatgaaaaagaatACTTGAATGTATCATTGATAATCGTCAACATTAAAAATTTAGCTTTCTTGGATTGATAAGGTATAAGATGAATCTATATTCataatcgataaaaaaaaatcacctgtttaaattttattttcagtattatttatatttatattttgattttaagcctaattatttttttgaatgatttttgtgagattgaataaacatttgaatcaatatcatatttttattagaaagttCTTATATGAATCATTTATCCAATACATTTTGTAAGGGatgaaaagtgaaaattaaagatCATATTTGATCATATATATCATCTTACTCTTTTGtctattatcattatttttttctttgcaagTATCACTCCcagttgttttttcttcttcattttatttttatgcttaTACATGTTTTgatataatatcatttttatttttcatttttatgtatgAAAGGATATTTTGAACCTACGACCGATCATCGTCAATAATTAAAATCCTTACGAAATTGAATaaacatttgaattaatatcatacttttattaaaaaattcttatatgaATCATCTTTCTCTttgtctttcattattttttcttttttctttgcaagaaccacttcttcttttttttcttcttcattttagtgttatgttattataagttttaattattattattgttcaggtttttaatatatgttttatgttttttcttctataacTATTGTATTAGAAATcttacttttatattatatttgttcaacatgacatggaaatattctattattgtgacgattattattttttatcaatcatattttgaataatttcattataaattttcatttttcctattcAAATCAATTGTTGAATGAtaagaatgataatttttaactatcaattgactaatttattttctttaaaatacatgttattagtgtaaataatttaatcattatcattaacacaataaatttaataataataatacaaaaattatttataaagatCTATAAAGGATAATAAACAccaattaaatatcattaatttgaaatagCTAACGCATgtaacaatataataattattacaaagaaataatagaatataatagttaaaaacatattaaagattagtaataaatacaaataattgatgatatttttaataaaaaatatgtaaacaatgatatttaaagtttgaaatatataattatttttataaataacttttgAAAATTAGTAAGCAatgaaaatataactaaaactaaggcaaaataaataataataataataataataataataataataataataataataataattcattattattaaatcaagattattaaatttatattatgtcaTAGTGAggttaattaattcaaattttaaaactttaaaaatattacacaaaattaatatattcaaaataagtaaaattataatttaaaaataattaatgaccaTATCTATTTAATAGAATTCATactaattttaacaaatttaaaaaatatttaaatttctatcATAAATATacactcaaatttaaataaatattgcacaatatatatatatatatatatatatatatatatatatatacatatatatatatatatatatatattattctttaacTTCTATGTTCCATATTGGTATtgcattaatattattatttagagaaaaaataaattatactgaAATTCAACATacttgataaatttaaagaaaacatgtgttcattaaaaatataatatttagcattatttttcaattttaatatttatatatttgtttcactactaaaaaattttaaaatagataattttattaatatgtatttatttttcaaaagatattGTATCACCATTATTACTTgaatgaacaaaaaatatacatttattttgGTCAGGCTTAGGTAATGTATTAGTGAGAGGGATTGGGATAACCAAATCAAGTAAGGAATCAAGAATGACTTGGTTCTATGAAATGGTTTGAAAGGGAAAAATTGATTCATGGAAGACAACATCTCTAGACACAAAAAAACTTCTTAGTGTCCAAGCTATACAATTTGTATCCTTTATAACCTCTTGGATAGCCAACAAATACTACAGGTACTGCTCTAGGCGAGAACTTGTTCCTTGATGATGGAAGAGTGGAGGAAAAGGCCAAACAACCAAAACTCCTCAAGGCATGATAATCTGGTTCCTTCTTAAACAAAATGTTGAAGGGTGAGTTGTGTTTTAGTAGTGGTGAAGGAGTTCTATTGATGAGAAAGGTTGCAGTGGTAACACAATCCTCCCAAAATGATATAGGGACTTTAGATTGAAAGTACAAAGCTCTAGCTACATTGAGCAGGTGTTGATGCTTCTTTTCCACTACTGAATTTTGTTCTGGTCTCTCAACACAGGAAATTTGATGAAGAGTACCTATGGAAGCCAAAAACTCAGTGAGAGCAAGCTCTTTAGCATTATCAGATCTGAGGCACTTGATGGAAACACCAAACTGAGTCTGAACCATAGTGAAAAATTGTTTCACATAGATTGAAGCTTCAAATTTGTGTTTAAGCATAAATAGCCAAGTGAATCTTGAGCAATCATCTACCAATGTAAGGAAAAATCTCTTCCCCTCATATGTAAGATGGGCATAGGGACCCCATATATCACAATGGAGTAAACCAAAAGGTAAATCAGATAAATTGTTAGAGTTAGGAAAggataatcttttaaatttagcAAGTGGACAAACAAAACAATTAGAAGAAGAGAAATTAGGAGAGAATTGTAAaccaattttattattcaaatgatTGAAAACTTTGTCTGATATATGACTAAACCTAGAATGCCAAATATGAACATTTTTACAAAGAGTGGAATTTACGTATGAATTGATAACAGAAAAGGTAAATTTGCAATCATGGGTGTCCTTGAGGTCTAGGACATAAAGGCCTTGGATGAGATCCCCTCTACCAATCCTCTTGCAAGCTTGCTTCTCCTGaatatcaaattcattttgGGAAAAATAATTGGACAAATTAGGATTATTTAGTAGGGCACTAactgaaattaaattgaatttgattttaggaATGTAACCAACATTATGCAAGACTAAGGTGTTGGTTAAGCAAACTGAACCAATGGCAAGAATGGGTATAAAGTCACTATTAGGAAGAGTTACAGTTTTATCAGAAACAAGCTGATGAGATCTAAAATTATGAAGAGAGCAAGTAATATGAATGCTTGCACTAGAATCTAAAAGTCAACAATCATGAAGAAAATTGGAAGTGGAAGTAGAAAGAATCATACCACTTGAGGAAGAAACACTGTGAGGAATGACAACATTGGTAGCATGACTTTGTAAAAGATTCATCAATTGACTATATTGTTGAGCAGTAAGTTGAAACTATGAACCCAAGTCAGCAGAAGAGGGTTGTGATTGAGCCATATCAACAGAAACTTAGTGAGCAACCTTGTGTGATGGTTCAGAGGAGGAAAAAGATTGCTTCTTGACCTTTGAGGAATATCCCTTCCTCTTATAATTTGGAGGATAGCCATACAACTTGAAACAACGATCCTGAGTATGACCCTGCATACCACAAAGAGCACACAAGGGGCAGTTCTTGGAAGATCCTTTGGAGCGATTATCAGAATTATTTCTTGCACCAAAAGAATTCTTGAATGCAAAAGCATGTGAAACCTCACTAGCAGAAGTTCTAAACGTGGGTGCACCaacctcttttttcttttcttcttgaacAATTAAGGCAAAAACCTTAGTAATTGGGGGAAAAGGATCCATGGAAATAATTTAACCTCTGATAGTAGAGAAAGATTCGTTTAGCCCCATCAAGAACTGCATAGCATACTCCAGCTGCTCAAAATCGCACCATGGTTGAATTCCTCCATAGCTGCAGTTATGTGATGGTTTCAGTTCTAAGAGCGACTCCCAGAGAGAACGAAGCTTGGAGTAGAAGGAAGAAACAGACATGGACCCTTGTTGCAGAGTGATCAATTCATGTTTAAGCTGAAAAATTAGAGGACCATTACGTTTTTCGAAATGTTCTTTGAGATAATCTCAAATTGCTTTGGCAGAATAACAATGTAAGATAATCACTTGCATCTCCTTTGATAATGAATTAAGGAGTCAAGATGAGACAATACTATCATTGCGATGCCATAAAGCATGGGTGGAGGGACCCAAAGTAGGTTCAAGAATTGAACCGTCGACAAACCC
The nucleotide sequence above comes from Glycine soja cultivar W05 chromosome 11, ASM419377v2, whole genome shotgun sequence. Encoded proteins:
- the LOC114373002 gene encoding uncharacterized protein LOC114373002, producing the protein MEGETSYTAGPPPIFYGEEYELWAARMTTHLEALDLWETVEENYDVPELPLNPMVAQMKNHKERKTKKAKAKNYLLSTMSKIIFIRIMNFKSTKQIWDDLRSEYQGCERTKGMQVLNLGREFEMQSMKETETIKGYADRLLGIANRVRLLGKDFPGERIVQKILVTIPKKYESKI